A window of Zonotrichia leucophrys gambelii isolate GWCS_2022_RI chromosome 6, RI_Zleu_2.0, whole genome shotgun sequence genomic DNA:
ATTTAgatttaaaaactaaataaacaATCAAGTCACTACATTATTGTGCAGCTTTCTTTTCTTAGAGGCCATGTAGGATCACTAATTTCAGGCAGTTATTTAAAGAGCATGTGCATTACTTAaatccctggctgctgcttccctgccttttttcctgcttttcttctgtaGGTGGTGATTTATGCTGCTACAGGATTCAGACTGTTTCCCCTACTAAACACAGGCTTTTGAGAATTGGTTGCTGATAacattgatttttctgtttatctcAATTTTTacctccatccccagctcttTAAAAGATCAGTTCTGGTTTCCTTGTTTGTTTTACAATCTAAAACAAGATTTTaatgctggccctggcagcatCATTAAGATATaaacaggaaaaaccccaaagcaatgATTTCCTCAGCTCACTTTGCTCGCCTTGGTGACTGTCACTCCTGTATCCATCCCAGCTGGTTTCCACACAGCTCCTATTTCCCAGCAGAGAAGCTCCCCAATGGGAAGCTTGCATTTGTTTCTAgggttggttttctttatttcagtttatttctagaggcacagcacccccaggagctgcaggataAGGTCTCACCGTGCACAGCCAAGACAAGGGTGGTTAAACCCCGGGGTCTCTGCGTGTCTTAGtcacagccccagtgcctcaGGTGCGTTCAGCAAAACCAAGAATAATCTGAATTGAAAGGGACCCTCAGCATCACCCAGCGCAGCTCccggccctgcacagacaccccacaATCCGCACCTTGAGCATCCCCGAGCGGTGCAGAGGCTGCCGGAGCTCTCGGGGCCGCTCCCCGGCAGTGCCGGCACCCCCGGGCAGAGCTTTGGCTGCTCTGTAACTGAAGGAGCCCCCGGAGCGCCGCTGCTGCCAGGCCGCTGCTGCCTCCCCGCATTACACGAGACTCACAGAACCTTCCTTAGCGCCGAAGCCAACCCCGCCGCCCCACACACAAACCCCCAGGGCAGAAGGACAGGAGGACGCTCCCCACCACCCTCACGCCTCGCAGCGCTGCCCCTGCACCCGGCATGTCCAGCAGCGGCAGCGGGCTGGGGAGGTGCCGCTTTCCCCTATGCAGCTTTCCCTTGTCCCCTCATGCCTGTCCCGCCCTGAGGCGTCACCTTGGCGCAGCCTCTCAGCCAagctcccgccgccgccattTTAGCGCCCGCCCCGTGACGTCACGGCCAACTCCCGCGTGATGTCACGCCAACGCCCACGTGACGTCAGAACCAACGCCCCCTCCTCGGCTCCCGCCGGCGCGCGCGGGTCTCGCGAGACTGCggtgggcggggccgggccgggccgggccgggccgggctggggggaGGCACAACAAAcatggcggcggcgggaggcgggagcggcgcggggcggcggcggtgAGTGCTGCCCGTCCTCCCCTTCCCGCTTCTTTCTGcccttccctctctttcccgctccctttccctccctccttctccttccgGGGCCTCCCTGTGCCGTGATggagccgggccgggggcagcgCTTGGGGAGGGCCGCGCTGCcccgccgggagcggggccgggtcAGCGGCGCAGCCTTGAGGCTGCTGCCTTGGTGCGGGGCTGAGGGACACGGGAATCAGAGAGATCGCAGAAATTACAGAGTGGCAGAAATCACAGAGTTCCTGAAATCGCAGGGTCACTGTAATcgcagaatcacagagtgggtgAGGTTGGAAGGAATCGATCCGGggccacctccctgctcaggcgGGGCCATCCCCGGGCACACGCGCAGGTTCTGGGGTGTCGGCACTGGGGGAGACTCCGCACCCTCTTCGGGCAGCCTGTTCAGCGCTGTCACTTCATAGTAAAGAAGTTTTTCCTCGTTGAGGTGGAACTTGGTGTGCATcagtccctgcccgtggctctggtgtcactgctggtccccggagcagagcctgggccttGCTGGGACACccggggacacctggggacagccagggctgagcgccctcccagctggggctcctctccaggctgagcatccCTAGGTCCCTAAGGCTTTCCCGGGCACGGAGATGCCCCAGTGCCTTCAGCGTCTtcgctgcccttccctggatgCTCTCCAGAGCTCCGTCCCTCTTGTCCCACGGAGCCCGGAGCGGGACACGCGGGTTTCTGGGAGGTTTCCCGTGCCCGTGTCCCTCCCCACTCTGGCATggggcggaggaggaggagcgggatCGAGGAGGTGTTCGGGGTTGGTGACAGGTCACGGTGGCCACCGAGCTGTGATTCACTCCCTCCCCACCGTCAAACTCCTTCAGGAGGACCGGGAAGGGCTTGGATGGAATTTGGATTCCTTTCTATGTTTATTTATTAGCTATGGAAGAGATGGAACAGAGAACACTCCCCGTTTTCCCCGGTGTTCCTTATTAGAAGGTGGGATACATATGCTCACAGTAAATTGATTTTATACTGTATACATGCTCTCATGGATACTTTATGCTCTTACAATTACTGCAGGATTACTTCTGACTGTGTGTATGAAACAGCTGGCTGTGCACCATGAACTGCTTTCTTCAGCAGCATTATTTAGGGAGAATGTTTCATCCTGGCTGTTCTTTGACAGCAAAGTTAGCTCACCTCAGTGACCCCTGCTGAgtccagcagctgtgcctgggtaGAAGATGAGTAaccagtgccctgctggtgctgcgGGTGTGTCAGCAGAGCTCGGGTAACACCCGGTGTGCTCAGCCCCTCCCTGTGTGTGAAACACGAGCTGGGCTGCTCAGTTTCTGCTAATTAGAAttgcattttctgctttgcagggGTGACACAGCAAGGATCAGATGTGTGTCATCCTCCCCTGAGaaggagagctgctggctgtgtaGCTCTGAAAGATGCCACATAAAATGACAGAAGTGTTTGAGCACACAGATGGGAGCTTTGGGTCATGTTCAAAGTGTGGTGTCTTCCCTACGCTGGTGTAAAGAAAAGGATGAGTGTTCTCAGGGTAAATCAATGAGGTAGAGAAAGGAAGTTTTATGCAGTTGATCCTTAACCTGTTTATGAAATTTTAtgccattttctttcaaaattaaatgttttataaaaGCAATCAGTGCAGTCAAAtaaggctgagagaactggggttgttcagcctggagaggagaaggctttgAGGcgacctaattgtggcctttcagtacatgaaaggacacaaaacaaagatggagagagactgtTACAGGAGcttggagtgacaggacaaggggaagtggctttaaactgagagagagcagggttagatgggatattgggaagaaattcctccctgtgagggtgggcaggccctggcacaggtgcccagagcagctgtggctgcctctggatccctggcagtgcccaaggccaggctggatggagcttggagcacctgggacagtgggaggtgtccctgccatggctggggtggcactgggtgggatttaaggtcccctccaacccaaaccattctgtgattctctgaaatAAGTTTTAGTGCCTTACCCAAAGGCACACACAGATCTCCTCTGCTAACACAAACCTTTGGTGTTGTTTTGAAtggtttcattttaaattgttatttCTTATTATAATTCATGGAAAGTTGGCCTGGTCAGGACTCTGTGTTACACtgtcctgtttttcttttcatatcaTCAATATTAGAGATATCtttaatattataattaatttCCTGATCTCTTTGTTTTATTGCAGGAGACACCAACAAATGGAACACAAATTAACTTAAGCCTACAGGAGGCTGTGACACCTGGAAGAGGGTAGGTAGGTAGATACATAAAGATGTGTTCTGAACTAACTTAATGATGATAATTAATGCTGGGAGTTGAGCACACCCAGGTAAGATGGGAAAGAACATCCTCATGTGGATGCCAAAAATGAACAAACATCTGTAATTTGGATACACAGGAGAAGATATTTAAATGTGGTCTGAAACTCAGAACTTGAGTTCCTGTAGGTAACCTAagtaccttttaaaaataaggaatattCTTATTGAAATGGTAGCACTGTAAATTATTTCTGATTATAATCTGCAGAAATAATGTGACAGACTCATTCTCCTTCCACATGTATCCCAAGCTCTCTCTTCCCAAATTCATTGTGAATTGGGACTTTATAGAGATTGGTTATTTACActccccaaaaccagcctgacCACTGATTTCTGGGGAATATTTTAATGATTTCAGTGCAAAATAATGGACTGGAATAAGACTTTTACTCAGGATAGGAAAGTCAGATTTTGAGAGTACTGTGAAACATTGCTTTGTCTAAGGCTTCTTTCCAGCTTTGCTAATCACCAGCATTCAGTTGTTTCCCACATTGCAGCTCCCATAACTGACTGCCCcaaatctggggttttttggagccAGGTGTTTATTGGAAAACAGAAGTGAGCCAGAAGTGTCCTTCAGGTGACATCCAGGAAGCAGAGGATGCAGGCTTTGAAAAACTTTGACTGGAAGTGTGAttgatttaataaaatttagAGCAGCAGAGTGTTAGATTCCTGTCTttcaaacacaaatatttttcaggtttctttCTTATAACTCATAAGTTACTGGGAATAATAATGGactcacattttctttttattccttctaggaaaagtggagaagctgtgctctgtgctttttATCTGACGTGTTGAGGTACATTTTGGAGCATGTTTGCTACTTAGCAGGGAACTAAAATTCAGGTAtgatccttttttttatttttaaaaatgcaggttgatttttattactatgtggtttttattttaaaatcttatttactattttattattatataatttacCTGTAGCTGAAAGGGATTTCCCCATAAATTGTATTTGGTGATCTTTAATGAGTTAAACAttcaaaaattaatattcttaGGGTTGCAGATTTGCTTTTTGACTCTGTGTAGTGGGTCTAATGCTGGCCAAATGCCCATGCATGcactaaaaattatttatttactcatttcctgctgtgagataTGGATTAGGAGGGGGAGGGCGAAccaggctcaaaactttaaatggcataaagaaaactttattaacacaattaaataaaaaattataaaatcagaacaaactttcagaacacttctcccccagcaccctcttttctttcccatagATAATCTAAAGAGACAAAACCTGGAACTTTCAGTCAGTTTACCACCtctaaaataatctttcttcAGTCCACCCAGGGAGAGGAGTCTCTCTGGCCATGCCATGGAGGCTTCTCCACAAGAAGCAGTTCTCTTGTGGCAAATCAGctgccaggaaaggaaaatctgtttGCAGTGTGAAAGTCCCATGAGTTACAGCTTCCCCAAAGGTGCTTTCATGGGCCATGATAACTTATGGGGCACTATTTTAGGGATGCATAAAAACAAAAGTGCTCCACTTTTatctctgggagcagaggtttttcttcttctatctCTGGGGCAAAGTCTCTCATCTCTCTCTGTTCAAGGTTCTTGTTGGGTTACAGCTTTTCAGCATCCACACACTCCAGCCTGAGTGTCCTTCtctcaggggctgcaggtgaatGCTGCACCCCCCCTGCACTTCATGAGCTACAGGGAAAAAGCAAAGTCTGATAGATCAAAATACATCTTCACCATAGCCTCACAAAAGAATTTCAGCCCAAGACTAAGGCATCTCCTCAATCCTCTCCCATCTAGAATTTGACTCCTCCTTCACTGCCCTCAGTGTCTGTGTTGTTTTCTCCAGGTGtcttcaccttttccttttcctgactCGGGAGAGAATTGGGGTGTTCATGTGCAGGGGCagtcctggcagcacagcctgctggtggcagaaatcccagcctggccatgagtgtagccatgatattttctgagaaatccctttgccagaattttcctcctgagaagctgagaggcctcaggagcacaatgtaaacattgattatctgctgctgtggaatgcaatgggtgcatctgggattggtctcatgtgcttgtttctaattaatggccaatcacagtcagctggctcagactctctggtcagtcacaagattttatcattattccattcctttctattccttgccagccttctgatgaaatactttcttctattcttttagtaaataattttcttttaatataatatatatcataaaataataaatcagccttctgaaacatagaatcaacattctcatctcttcccttgtcctgggacccctgtgaacaccaccacacctgAGAGGCCATCAGCCCCAAGTCCTCACAGCCCATCCTTAAATGTGTTCTCATAGAGGCGTGTTCAGCTCTTCTAAGTGGTTTAAACTGGTGTCACTCTTCAAACTAGCCTGCTGATTGGTTAACCAGTTGTCAATCTTCAAATCTAGCCAGCTGATTGGCTCTTCAAACTTGGCCGCTCATTGGCTCCACCCAGTCCCCACAGGGAACCACCCCCTCAACTGAAAACCGGACTTTGTTAAACGACGACCCTCAAACTGTGTGATAAAAGTAATTCTTCACTTAAAATCCAGCCCAAAACCTGAACTTGTTACTATGAATGCAGCCAAATTCAATGACACTTGtgttctgaaaacattttcccttCTAGGCACGAGAGGTTATAAATGAAAGAGTCAATATGGGGGAAAAGAAGGCAGAACCGTTGGATTTTGTGAAGGATTTTCAGGAATATCTGACCCAGCAGACCCACCATGTCAATATGATTTCTGGATCAGTTACTGGTGACAAGGAAGTAGAGACTCTCCAGGgaggtgagttttttccagtaCCATAAATTTGATATTTTTGAGAGTGACTTCAGTGTTCACAATCCAGGTaatgctgcagctccatggaAGCATTTCTGATAGTCATTTTTGTGTCACAAAGGATGTGTATGTAGTGTGAAGATTCCCATAAGGAATCTTCTCATTAATCAATTTGACAGAGGAGGCAAATTGATTACCTTTGTTTTAATCAGGGCATGTTTTTTATAATTCTCTATATTTAAAGACCAAGGGCTGAGAGAAGCAAAAGCTCTTTGGCAGATGGCATCCCACAGATTGTTCATTAAAATCTGTGTTGCATTGTTCACAGCTGGGACAGAAGGTGATCAGAATGGCCTGGATCATCCTTCTGTTGAAGTTTCACTGGATGAAAACTCAGGAATGTTGGTGGATGGCTTTGAAAGGACTTTTGATGGGAAGTTAAAGTGTCGATACTGTAACTATGCCAGCAAAGGAACAGCACGGCTCATCGAGCACATCAGGATCCACACAGGTATGGGATcttctctgcctgcctgggggCCCTTGGGGGTTTACTCTGCATTGGGATTTCCATGGCAGCAGTTGGCAAATTCATCCTGCTCATCAGTCACATGACAGGGATTTAGAAACTGAGCTGGCACTCGAGATAGGAAGAGTAAGGTGATCTTTCATTTCAGCACCTGAACACACATCAGATCCTTCAGGCACTTCTGACATTGCAGACCTGGATCTGTAACTCCTAGATCAGCCTGCCAAGGGAAAATCAGAACTCCTAAAGTGCTGCCTTACAAAAGTGTTGGCTGGCCTGTTATTATATGTTACTCacattaactttttaaaaaatcctcagaAAACTTTGTATCTATAAATTTCATTTGATAGAAGAACAAAGTTCTGCATGTGCACAGGAGATGATGGTCTCCCTGGTCATCATCCCATCTGGAAGAGAATTcttaacaataacaataattagTAATAATTGGTGGGTCTTTATAGTCTATTTTTATAAAGGAGTGCCATGTACCTATTTAAAGTGTGCAGATCCCTACTGACATTTATCATTATAAGTAACTATATGGGAGTAAAGTTTAGCATGAAACCTTCAATGTAAATTGAAGGGCCCTAAAATATTTAGTTTTTCTGTCCTgagaaaagttaaaaatgtACATGTTCCTACACAGAGATTTATAgggccttttcttcctctgttgtTTAGCcatgaaaatattcctgttcTGCACAACATTCTAGATGTGGCAGTACAAAgcatagtaataaaaataaagttattgGTAGAATATTCAAATGTGAGGACGTACCATCAAGTTTGTGTCTGGTATCAGGAGTGAACAGAAAAATTATCAACTGTGGCTTGTTAAAGAGCATTTGCCACTGCTGGATGTATaaacctgaaaagcaaaactctCATAAAAGTTTAAATATCCTGAACTGTTCTGAAAGCTCCAGCTTCATGGcaaatgacagaaaacaaaaaataggtGCTTGTGAACTCTGTCAAGTGTATCACCAATACAGATGACTTCAGGGTGttaagcagagcagaaaaaattGTGTCCTGCAAAGAATGAAAGTTTTTATAGGTTTCCAGTGTGGTATGGACTGTCCCAAAGCTTTCAAGTGTCTCTTTTCAGTGTTCTTGGGTAGGTGGCACTTTGGGACTTGCCTGTTGTAACTGGGATGTGGTTGTAGCTCTCTCAGGTACAGTTAATCTCCTCAGATTCTCACTTTGTTGGGTGCCATTCCTTCCACACAGGAGCTCCCTGGGTGCATTTTGGGGAAGCTGGGGCTCCTTCACTGGCCCTGCAGTGTTGGCTTGTTTCAACAGGGCACAATGGGGTAGGAAATGGCAACCAGCCAGAAATCAGTTCTGAGGTTCAGATTCTGAAGGACCTGGTAAATTCTTCTCTTGTATCTTCCAGAACAAGAAAAGAGTTCTTTTGGCTTGGTTttcctggtttggtttggtgtggtttttcACTCAAGGGAAGAAGATCCAAGGCCTGAGTGTTGTTTGCCTcagaggctggcagggggcCAGGAGATGCTGCTTGTGCTGTGAGGGCTCAGATGAGTCAGCACTAAGGTAGGGAAGTGGCAGCTGCCTCACAGCCTCAGAGCAGTGTAAATAAACAGGTACAGCATCCTGGACATCTGCCAAAGGAACTGTGACCAGGCATGATCATGCAACcatcattattatcattattattaagtgcagcctcctgcaggaTTGGCTTCATGCTGAGCCTGACAGCAGGTAATGAGTAGTTCACCAGCTGTACTGTGCTACATGTGATGCAAAACTTTTATCTCTGTGCAGCCAGTTTAGAATGAAATCAGATTGGCAAACTCCCTGCATTCACACAGAGTTTGCCAATCTTCTCATACCATTTTATCAAGTCTCCAGATCTTTACTCATCCTTGTGTGTATGAGTGCAGAGAGATGCTCATGGAGAAATCATGGTTTTGCTTGGTGCTAAGAAGGTACTTAGAGGTAGCACAAAGAttgatttctttcctcttgGACAGCCAGTGATGTAGGGGGAATAAAAGAAATCTATTTGGTATCTGAGACTGTGATTCCAAACTCTGGAATGCTCATCAGTCACATGACAGGGATTTAGAAATTGAGCTGGCACTCGAGATAGGAAGAGTAAGATGATCTTTCATTTCAGCACCTGAACACACATCAGATCCTTCAGGCACTTCTGACATTGCAGACCTGGATCTGTAACTCCTAGATCAGCCTACCAAGGGAAAATCAGAACTCCTAAAGTGCTGCCTTACAAAAGTGTTGGCTGGCCTTGTTATTATGTTCTTCacattaactttttaaaaaatcctcagaAAACTTTGTACCTATAAATTTCATTTGATAGAAGAATAAAGTTCAATATGTGCAAAGGAGATGATGGTCTCCCTGATCATCATCCCATCTCCCTTCTGGAAAAGCACACAGCTCTCCAGGGAATGcctggcttttattttctcttacaACTCTTTAGCCACAGGATCCTTTTCCAAAGCTCAGTCCTTGAGTGgctgcctgtgtgtgtgggtTATTGAGGGTGGTAGTTGCAGGGTGTTTAGGAGTAGGGGTGTTTGGAAGGTCCCAGAAGGATACCCTCCCTCAGAGTTCTCCTGAAGAGCAGTGACATTTTGGTGGTACAGACATTGCTGTGCCCTGCATGGCTGAGGGGGAGCTGGCACCACACAAACATCGCTGCACTCAGTCCTTGGCGCTGTTGCTGCAGTTCCCAGGCAGGTTGGTGCGTTACCCTGATTGCCCTCAGgatttttctgtgtgctggtgATCCCTGGgtggggcagagctgtcccaggacACCCAGCTGAGCTCGAGGCTGTgactgaagctgcagcagcGGCTCCCAGCGAGCCGCACACAAAGCCTGTTCCATGTGCTCCGAGGTGCTGTGGGCTAACCTGTTCTGATTTTCCAGGGGAGAAGCCACACAGGTGCCACCTGTGTCCCTTTGCCTCGGCCTACGAGCGTCACCTGGAGGCTCACATGCGGTCCCACACCGGGGAGAAGCCCTACAAGTGCGAGCTGTGCTCCTTCCGCTGCAGCGACCGCAGCAACCTGTCCCACCACCGCCGGCGCAAGCACAAGATGGTGCCCATCAAGGGCACCAGGtcctccctgagcagcaagAAGATGTGGGGGGTTCTGCAGAAGAAGACCAGCAATTTGGGCTACAGCAGGAGAGCATTAATTAATCTGAGCCCGCCCTCCATGGTGGTGCAGAAACCAGACTACCTTAACGATTTCACCCACGAGATCCCCAATATCCAGACTGAGGCGTACGAGGGCATGGCAAAGAGCACTCCAAGCGGGGGCTTGCCAAGAGATCCACAGGACCTCATGGTGGATAATCCTTTAAACCAGCTCTCCACCTTAGCAGGACAGTTGTCCAGTTTGCCAcctgaaaaccaaaatccaGCCTCTCCTGACGTCGTTTCCTGTCAGGATGAAAAGCCTTTCATGATACAGCAgcctgctgcacctgcagtaGTTTCAGCTGTGTCAGCAAATATCCCTCAGAATTCCTCTCCAACCAGCCCTGACTCCCGGCCCACACACAACCAGAGGAACTATAGTCCCgtggcagggcccagcagcGACCGCAGTGCCCACACCAGTACTCCCAGCATCAGcaacagccagcccagcactccAGCTCCAACCCTGCCAGTGCAGgaccctcagctcctgcaccaCTGCCCACACTGTGACATGTACTTTGCAGACAATATCCTTTACACCATCCACATGGGATGCCATGGATTTGAAAATCCTTTCCAGTGTAACATTTGTGGGTGTAAGTGTAAAAACAAGTACGACTTTGCTTGTCACTTTGCAAGAGGCCAACATAATCAACATTGACTGAGAACATgcttttctttagttttttaaCATATTACAGTCTATTTTTCATACTTGCTGATGGAAAGCTTGCACATTCCCATAAGGAATCTTCACATTAATCAATCCGACAAAGGAGGCAAATTGATTTCCGTGTTCTTGTAAAACTTGCCAGGGAAATTTTGTATCAGATTCAGTTGCTGTTTTATATGTAGCCTTTCAAAAAAAGTCAAGAGTGCTGTAAGGGTTGGAATGCATTTACATGCTGTGGTTGCTAAATTTAAGTTGCTTGCACTTAATCCCAATAAACATTCTGCAAGTGGAGAAGCAGAGCGTGTGTCCTGACCCGTAGGAGGTAATTCCCAGATTGTCTGCTAGGCAAGACAAGATAGATTATCCATAAAATATGAAAGGCCAATGCAATGACACATCATATAGAGACAGGACAAGAAGGAATGGCTTCATGgtgacagagggcagggctgggtgggatattgggcaggaattgttccctgggagggtgggcaggccctggcacagggtgcccctgcatccctggcagtgcccaaggccaggctggacagggctgggagcacctgggacagtgcaaggtgtccctcctttaaggtcccttccaaccccaaccattcttTGACTTTGGAGAAATCCTTAAAAACCTGGCTACTCAAACAAACAGAAGCAATTTTCACGTACAAAATCAGTTTGATGTAAAAGTTGCTTTAATCTGATGAAGGTTAATAATAAGTTTTTGTTTAGTATAGTCTAAACTCTTCATGCTAGGACTTAAACACTAATTTAACTGTTAGCACAAAAGTAGAAGATAACAGGTTATTGTGAATAAAAGTGGTGGAAAAGAAAGAGCTAAAAGCCTGTCATTCATGAGttataacaacaaaaaagtaaGAAACCTTATTTTATCTACACTCTACAAAATTTTCCATGTCATTGTTTTTTCAGGAGGCAATTTTTAGAGAGATAATGAAGAGCCTGTAGAACTAATATATATTCTGTGAGATTTCTAACTGCCTTAAACTGAGTTGtacagatatttaaaatttgcACAATTAGACTTCTGTCCTGCTGATAGAAGTTCTGATAGAAACAAACAAGAAGTTTACAAATCAAACTCCTTGGTTCAGTTTTATGTTGGGCCAGGCTACAACTGAGAGGTTGCCTGTATTTTTGGGAGTTGTATAATCCAGTTTATTGTGAATTTCAGCTGACTTGGAGCTGACCTGGTTTGTCCCCTCTCCCAGGTTTGATGTCCTTTGGGTGTGCTGGGAATGAGGGGAAGCAGCTCTGGATTTTCTGGGCTCCATGTAGGatgcaaaggaaaaactgaCTGACTACACTGAAGTTGTTTTTAGGAATTGTGAATGGCAAATAATAACTGaagttgtttattttgtttcatagTGTACACTCATCTTTAGAAGCCCTCAGGCTAAAGGACAGGCACTTTAACATAAACCTGAGTAAAACATCtaattaaaatgaataataacTTTATGTGCTAGATAAGAATTtgagacattaaaaataaaggaagaactGTTACTTTTCCCATATTTAGACATGCACTTTTACCTTGGTTTGTCCTAC
This region includes:
- the IKZF5 gene encoding zinc finger protein Pegasus, producing MGEKKAEPLDFVKDFQEYLTQQTHHVNMISGSVTGDKEVETLQGAGTEGDQNGLDHPSVEVSLDENSGMLVDGFERTFDGKLKCRYCNYASKGTARLIEHIRIHTGEKPHRCHLCPFASAYERHLEAHMRSHTGEKPYKCELCSFRCSDRSNLSHHRRRKHKMVPIKGTRSSLSSKKMWGVLQKKTSNLGYSRRALINLSPPSMVVQKPDYLNDFTHEIPNIQTEAYEGMAKSTPSGGLPRDPQDLMVDNPLNQLSTLAGQLSSLPPENQNPASPDVVSCQDEKPFMIQQPAAPAVVSAVSANIPQNSSPTSPDSRPTHNQRNYSPVAGPSSDRSAHTSTPSISNSQPSTPAPTLPVQDPQLLHHCPHCDMYFADNILYTIHMGCHGFENPFQCNICGCKCKNKYDFACHFARGQHNQH